The following are from one region of the Plutella xylostella chromosome 21, ilPluXylo3.1, whole genome shotgun sequence genome:
- the LOC119693156 gene encoding uncharacterized protein LOC119693156, which translates to MDGPHLEHSDSDSGDSWTMLDHSPQYAEDAPEVPDTPDSPSRRPVEETDNVDEDTDGISIITDSEPESHTPIEHLYYEDHPHEHPEHPTETDIPDYILQRGHLCDNAKECIRESVEDFLGDPNGKMKIYVHRKNKRISTVLNIIVLGSIITAAGVAIGHIWGIKDDCSTQSAQSINKILSNLYKLQEENAYLRSKLKELTMMNNMHMKKPESQKLSPKHLRCKKVFEESLSNKNVEQHTKCVDGDNSSTDKALEDHLVEPDFEKEFIRDITKLRNVYKQNKSLLDDEVNRRLKFEQTAIKRLKNRIRTVKLTKENKTTKDGKPLKAKFIGPMTFANFQKQSTEEELQQAMEDQKKVSYADSLKSIKYDPEVERVKRDIGQISGIHKLDKYRKKKANKVEDNLSEQSFSDDDLGKDDRYVGHKFKLDRKKSDRQKSMKKQKRKNKYEQWEMKGGYMKDYDDFSVSSSQDPNAFVLKNPDKNEPSRDFERVNYIEQFAESENQAKSVDSEVAAKKRKIENNPNNEKTDDVKPEKGEKGHGKEGKHGKEVKTSKNDKANEKSLDWFEKRASIRSQARKKLEQELFGNNTPNAAAWYFKRMQKREQCRVKTDGTAKKTHTRMNFKTKQ; encoded by the exons ATGGACGGCCCTCACTTGGAGCACAGTGACTCTGATTCAGGGGACAGCTGGACCATGTTGGACCACAGTCCGCAATACGCAGAAGATGCCCCAGAAGTGCCCGACACCCCCGACAGCCCCTCTAGACGCCCAGT aGAAGAGACAGATAATGTTGATGAAGACACTGACGGCATCTCCATCATAACTGACAGTGAACCCGAATCACACACTCCTATTGAACACCTTTACTATGAAGACCATCCACATGAACATCCAGAGCATCCTACAGAGACAGACATTCCTGATTATATTCTGCAACGTGGCCATTTATGTGATAATGCTAAAGAATGTATCCGTGAATCTGTGGAAGACTTCCTTGGTGACCCAAATGGCAAGATGAAGATCTATGTGCAcaggaaaaacaaaagaatcaGCACTGTCCTGAACATAATAGTCTTGGGCAGCATCATCACAGCAGCCGGAGTGGCCATTGGACACATATGGGGCATCAAAGATGATTGCTCTACACAAAGTGCACAGTCCATCAATAAGATACTCAGCAACCTTTACAAGCTACAAGAAGAAAATGCATATCTGAGAAGCAAACTGAAAGAACTTACAATGATGAACAACATGCACATGAAGAAACCAGAGTCTCAGAAACTGTCACCTAAGCATCTTAGGTGCAAGAAAGTTTTTGAAGAATCTCTGAGCAATAAAAATGTTGAACAACATACCAAGTGTGTTGATGGTGACAACAGCAGTACAGACAAAGCACTTGAAGACCACTTGGTTGAACCCGACTTCGAGAAAGAGTTCATAAGGGACATTACGAAACTACGAAATGTGTACAAGCAAAACAAAAGTTTACTAGATGATGAAGTGAATAGGAGGTTAAAATTTGAACAGACAGCCATCAAGAGACTGAAAAACAGAATACGAACAGTCAAGTTAACTAAAGAAAACAAGACTACAAAGGATGGAAAGCCCCTAAAAGCAAAGTTTATTGGTCCCATGACTTTTGCTAACTTCCAGAAACAGTCAACTGAAGAAGAGCTCCAGCAAGCCATGGAAGACCAGAAGAAAGTCTCCTATGCAGATTCCCTCAAGTCTATCAAGTATGACCCAGAAGTAGAGAGGGTCAAGAGAGACATTGGTCAAATATCTGGAATCCACAAGCTAGATAAATACAGAAAGAAGAAGGCCAATAAAGTGGAAGATAATTTGTCTGAGCAATCATTTAGCGATGATGACCTAGGGAAAGACGACAGGTATGTAGGGCACAAGTTCAAACTCGACAGGAAGAAAAGTGACCGCCAGAAGTCCATGAAGAAACAGAAGAGGAAGAATAAATATGAGCAGTGGGAAATGAAGGGAGGCTACATGAAGGACTATGACGATTTCTCTGTCAGCTCCTCCCAAGACCCCAATGCCTTTGTCCTCAAAAACCCAGACAAAAATGAACCTAGCCGAGATTTTGAAAGAGTAAACTACATAGAGCAGTTTGCCGAATCAGAAAACCAGGCAAAATCAGTAGACTCTGAAGTTGCCGCAAAAAAGCGCAAGATAGAGAACAATCcaaataatgaaaaaacaGACGATGTCAAACCAGAGAAAGGCGAAAAGGGGCATGGAAAAGAAGGTAAACACGGAAAAGAAGTTAAGACGTCGAAGAATGACAAAGCTAATGAGAAGAGTCTGGATTGGTTTGAGAAGCGCGCGTCTATCAGGTCTCAAGCTCGAAAGAAATTGGAGCAGGAGTTGTTTGGCAACAACACACCCAACGCCGCCGCTTGGTACTTCAAACGAATGCAGAAACGTGAACAGTGCAGGGTGAAAACTGACGGCACCGCTAAGAAAACACACACGCGAATGAATTTTAAAACGAAGCAGTAA
- the LOC119693157 gene encoding 2-oxoglutarate and iron-dependent oxygenase domain-containing protein 3: protein MSEIRKRNKSSSAKDISDKSDIEIKPCLREHNHKFPLKIISRIVVAICLFTIIYFNSKDEGIKEFAKQSERIGGKGHSVKCSEAFRRELTQYEGCLPKSCGRYVTDKVVTPREVEELLAIAKKGLELGGSAGGASILDLHSGALSSGKQFINIYKIPDAKGLFTESDFTVYRVVKEKIKYAVSHHFNVDPNKIYLTHPTFFSKITNKEAVTQHDEYWHPHVDKETYKSFHYTTLLYLSDFNIDFEGGRFIFIEEKFNRTVEPRKARVSMFTSGSENLHNVEKVTSGVRYAMTISFTCDKQFAIEDPSINKLLQS, encoded by the exons ATGTCTGAAATAAGAAAACGCAATAAGAGCTCTTCAGCAAAAGACATTTCAGACAAAAGTGATATAGAAATAAAGCCCTGTCTTAG gGAGCATAATCACAAGTTTCCTCTTAAGATTATATCACGGATTGTAGTAGCTATATGTTTATtcactattatttatttcaattctAAAGATGAAGGAATCAAAGAATTTGCAAAACAATCTGAACGTATAGGTGGGAAAGGACATTCCGTCAAATGTTCGGAAGCATTCAGAAGGGAGTTGACCCAATATGAAGGTTGTTTGCCTAAATCCTGTGGTCGGTATGTGACGGACAAAGTTGTAACTCCGAGAGAAGTGGAGGAGCTGCTTGCTATAGCAAAGAAGGGTCTAGAACTGGGAGGCTCGGCGGGAGGAGCCTCCATACTGGACCTGCACAGTGGAGCGCTGTCATCTGGGAAACAATTTATTAACATCTATAAAATACCAGATGCAAAAGGCTTGTTCACCGAGTCCGATTTCACTGTTTATAGG GTGGTGAAAGAAAAGATAAAGTATGCAGTATCACATCACTTCAATGTTGAcccaaacaaaatatatttgacaCATCCTACTTTCTTCAGTAAGATTACAAATAAAGAAGCAGTCACTCAACATGATGAATATTGGCACCCACACGTAGATAAA gaAACATACAAGTCATTCCATTATACCACCTTACTCTATTTAAgcgattttaatattgattttgAAGGCggaagatttatttttattgaagaGAAATTTAATAGAACAGTTGAACCAAGAAAAGCTAGGGTTAGCATGTTTACAAGTGGATCGGAAAATCTCCATAATGTTGAAAAAGTTACATCAGGAGTTCGATATGCTATGACTATTTCATTTACTTGTGATAAGCAATTTGCTATTGAGGATCCTagtatcaataaattattacaatcTTGA